A single genomic interval of candidate division WOR-3 bacterium harbors:
- a CDS encoding GTP cyclohydrolase I FolE2 produces MDDLRGRTPESSVPIDKVGVKGLRYPIVLLDKAHRQQHTIATISMFVDLPRGQRGTYMGRFVEVLNRHHREIDVHKIGTILKEMREVLGASSAHLEMEFPYFVEKQAPVSGARAQMDYRCWINASLKDKFRLRLGVAVPVTTLCPCSKEMVGKGGHNQRAEIRAVVEFKGFLWLEDLIDLLEECGSSEVYALLEREDERHLTNQAYENPVFVEDVVRRVAQRLNEHPLITGYEVEVESFESIHHHEAYACISRFCDE; encoded by the coding sequence ATGGACGACCTGCGCGGGCGAACGCCCGAATCTTCGGTGCCGATTGACAAGGTTGGTGTCAAGGGGTTACGGTACCCGATTGTTCTCCTTGACAAGGCACACCGGCAGCAGCATACAATTGCTACTATCAGTATGTTTGTTGACCTGCCGCGCGGTCAGCGGGGCACCTATATGGGGCGGTTTGTCGAGGTGTTGAATCGTCATCACCGCGAGATTGATGTGCACAAAATCGGTACGATTCTTAAGGAAATGCGGGAGGTACTCGGTGCCAGTTCGGCTCATCTTGAGATGGAGTTTCCCTATTTCGTGGAGAAGCAGGCACCGGTTTCGGGCGCCCGGGCGCAGATGGATTACCGTTGCTGGATAAACGCCAGTCTGAAAGACAAGTTCCGATTACGGCTGGGAGTGGCGGTGCCGGTTACAACCCTTTGTCCCTGTTCTAAGGAGATGGTTGGTAAAGGAGGACATAATCAACGCGCTGAGATTAGAGCGGTGGTTGAGTTTAAGGGTTTTCTCTGGCTGGAAGATTTAATCGACCTGCTTGAGGAGTGCGGTTCCAGCGAGGTATATGCGCTTCTGGAACGGGAGGATGAAAGGCATCTAACCAACCAGGCGTATGAGAATCCGGTGTTTGTGGAAGATGTCGTACGCCGCGTTGCCCAGCGGTTGAATGAACACCCTTTGATTACCGGTTATGAGGTGGAGGTGGAGAGTTTTGAGTCGATTCATCATCACGAAGCATATGCGTGTATCAGCCGGTTTTGTGATGAATGA
- a CDS encoding T9SS type A sorting domain-containing protein encodes MRKNVALLALVSLLGLVFAAGSDVTTSDLSQSAPQKVKLYYGTYGSNDYVWGTVNPSLPNDAWMLHSEMPGRMMDNTCATDGNYVYVLAGYGTTNVLYRHAIGSTTWETRAPCPLDISNGGAAIIGDTLYYCSGYSYSLGTTVDTMFKYCISTNTWTSGPGPFTGTTYNWQPLVLACGGKLYYISGCNQPGATNPTRNVWCYTPGSGWAQVADMNQGRVFAMGCVYHDTIWVTGGYQNTTVLNHSEFYDPVSNTWTVDNTRFPQLPIATWAAASGVVGQTMFVHSGVSSAMALMDTTQYFDFGTRNWTVTPTVLLKVYRGTGVGNADGKAVVYGGSTGGFTPTDTCQYEVLATGNTNDVGVIQIVSPASVITPGNITPRAKIKNFGTAAQSNIPVYCWIDSGATRVYNQSVTYPGPLAPGATADVDFTPQWRAVGGTYNVTMFTDLSGDEARSNDTLRGTAQVMQYTIDWYQSDTIRPDRVSRVACVNDAQGNLHVICGNCFPHSSHPYDQVYDTVANTWSQGLQHPAGGGVGVHNHDAVIIGDVIWVGGGSSGSGFYNYLTKLDLGANTWTQAAAMPQSNLLYYSFGEYADSGWVYCFGGSPDGTSGPINNTYRYDPSTNSWTAMANMPDVRRNPMVARVGDTIYVIGGMSANDYTSTRGTMWKYSVLGNTWTVAADSMPDKLGWGRAVAYSYSGGTYIYVFGGYRTGSIVNACWRYDVNNHTWTADRPLLTPVRSHGGSISGNYIWVAGGYGTAIMPNVQKGIISLTGVEEGKPSINWEGIDGIAPTLVRDFCRISYNVPSTGRVNLSVYDASGSLVRTLVNEISNPGNKTVTWDRRDASGKRVANGTYFYRLTIDGKSVSAKAIVLQ; translated from the coding sequence ATGAGGAAGAATGTCGCGCTCCTCGCTCTGGTTAGTCTATTGGGACTGGTGTTTGCTGCTGGTTCTGATGTAACCACGAGCGACTTGAGCCAGAGTGCACCCCAGAAGGTAAAACTGTACTATGGCACTTATGGCTCAAACGACTATGTCTGGGGGACAGTAAATCCGTCCCTTCCGAACGATGCCTGGATGTTGCACAGCGAAATGCCGGGCAGGATGATGGACAACACCTGTGCCACTGATGGCAACTATGTTTATGTCCTTGCCGGTTATGGTACCACCAATGTGCTTTATCGGCATGCGATTGGTTCAACAACCTGGGAAACGAGGGCGCCCTGTCCGCTTGATATCTCCAATGGTGGTGCGGCAATTATTGGCGATACGCTGTATTACTGTTCGGGTTATTCTTATTCACTGGGCACGACCGTTGACACGATGTTTAAGTACTGTATCAGCACCAACACCTGGACGAGTGGTCCTGGTCCTTTTACCGGTACAACCTATAACTGGCAGCCGCTTGTGTTAGCCTGTGGTGGCAAGCTGTATTACATCAGCGGTTGCAACCAGCCTGGAGCGACCAACCCGACCCGTAATGTCTGGTGCTATACGCCGGGCAGTGGCTGGGCTCAGGTTGCGGATATGAACCAGGGCAGGGTTTTTGCGATGGGCTGTGTTTACCACGATACCATCTGGGTTACTGGTGGCTATCAGAACACGACCGTTTTGAACCACTCTGAGTTCTACGACCCGGTTTCAAACACCTGGACGGTTGACAACACCCGTTTTCCGCAGTTGCCGATTGCGACTTGGGCAGCAGCGAGCGGTGTTGTTGGTCAGACGATGTTTGTCCATTCGGGCGTGAGTTCTGCTATGGCGCTGATGGACACGACTCAGTACTTTGACTTTGGTACAAGAAACTGGACTGTGACACCGACAGTGCTATTAAAGGTTTACCGCGGCACTGGAGTTGGTAATGCTGATGGCAAGGCGGTGGTTTACGGTGGTTCAACTGGTGGTTTTACACCAACCGACACCTGTCAGTATGAGGTCCTCGCTACCGGGAATACCAACGATGTGGGTGTGATTCAGATTGTCAGTCCGGCGAGCGTCATTACACCGGGTAACATCACCCCTCGGGCAAAGATTAAAAACTTTGGTACTGCTGCGCAGTCAAACATACCTGTTTACTGCTGGATTGATTCCGGTGCAACCCGGGTGTACAACCAGAGTGTGACTTATCCTGGACCACTGGCACCGGGTGCAACTGCTGATGTGGACTTCACCCCTCAATGGCGCGCGGTTGGTGGGACTTATAATGTCACAATGTTTACCGATTTGTCGGGTGATGAAGCGCGATCCAACGACACGTTGCGCGGAACCGCTCAGGTGATGCAGTATACTATTGACTGGTATCAGAGCGATACGATTCGACCCGACCGTGTGAGCCGTGTTGCCTGTGTCAACGATGCCCAGGGCAATCTCCATGTTATCTGCGGCAACTGCTTCCCACACTCCTCCCATCCTTATGACCAGGTTTACGACACGGTTGCAAATACCTGGTCACAGGGATTGCAGCATCCAGCAGGCGGTGGCGTCGGAGTTCATAACCACGATGCGGTTATAATTGGTGATGTTATCTGGGTAGGCGGTGGTAGCAGTGGCAGCGGGTTTTACAACTACCTGACCAAACTTGACCTTGGTGCCAACACCTGGACGCAAGCCGCAGCAATGCCTCAGTCCAATCTGCTCTACTACTCGTTTGGTGAGTATGCGGATTCGGGCTGGGTGTACTGCTTTGGCGGTTCACCGGACGGAACCTCGGGTCCGATTAACAACACTTATCGGTATGATCCATCCACTAACTCCTGGACAGCGATGGCAAATATGCCAGATGTCCGGCGGAATCCGATGGTTGCTCGGGTTGGCGACACCATCTATGTGATTGGCGGAATGTCAGCCAATGACTATACCTCTACGCGTGGCACTATGTGGAAGTACTCGGTATTGGGTAATACCTGGACCGTAGCGGCTGATTCGATGCCCGACAAATTAGGCTGGGGTCGGGCGGTTGCCTACTCTTATTCGGGCGGAACATATATTTATGTATTTGGTGGTTATCGCACCGGTTCGATTGTTAACGCCTGCTGGCGCTATGATGTGAATAATCATACCTGGACTGCAGACCGTCCTCTTCTCACTCCAGTGCGTTCCCACGGTGGGTCGATTTCTGGAAACTACATCTGGGTTGCTGGTGGTTACGGCACCGCAATTATGCCCAATGTTCAAAAAGGTATCATTTCCCTTACCGGGGTTGAAGAAGGTAAACCGAGCATCAACTGGGAAGGGATTGATGGTATTGCTCCGACATTGGTGCGGGATTTCTGCCGAATCAGTTACAATGTTCCTTCTACGGGACGGGTCAATCTGAGTGTTTATGATGCATCGGGCTCACTGGTCAGGACTCTGGTGAATGAGATTTCAAATCCGGGTAATAAGACCGTTACCTGGGACCGGCGTGATGCTTCAGGCAAGCGGGTTGCGAACGGCACCTACTTCTACCGGCTGACGATTGATGGTAAGTCGGTTTCTGCCAAGGCGATAGTGCTGCAATAA
- a CDS encoding L-threonine 3-dehydrogenase: MKKILVTGAVGQIGSELTLALRERYGAENVIATGRKTQPSKELLESGPFYFIDVAKRETIEEVVKKHNIDTIFHLAAILSAAGEKNPQLAWDVNINGLYNVLEVAREHNMARVIVPSSIAVFGPETPRQNTPNETILKPRTMYGITKVAGELLGDYYFRRFGLDVRGLRYPGIISNVTLPGGGTTDYAVEIFYAAIKFKRYKCFLRADTRLPMMYMPDCIKSTIMLAEAPVEKLKHHCDFNVTAMSFSAEELAAEIKRYIPEFEITYEPDFRQAIADSWPESIDDSAAREEWGWKPDYDLKAMVKDMLEVLGKRHQEGKLGWPQ, encoded by the coding sequence ATGAAGAAAATCCTTGTTACCGGTGCCGTAGGTCAGATTGGTTCGGAACTGACCCTGGCACTGAGGGAACGCTATGGTGCGGAAAATGTTATCGCCACGGGCAGAAAGACCCAGCCCAGTAAGGAGTTGCTGGAGTCCGGTCCATTTTATTTCATCGATGTGGCGAAGCGAGAGACGATTGAGGAGGTTGTTAAGAAGCACAATATAGATACCATTTTCCATCTGGCGGCGATTCTTTCTGCTGCCGGCGAGAAAAACCCGCAACTGGCGTGGGATGTTAATATCAACGGGCTTTACAATGTCCTGGAAGTGGCGCGGGAGCACAATATGGCACGGGTGATTGTGCCCAGTTCAATCGCGGTCTTTGGACCGGAAACCCCGCGGCAGAATACACCTAACGAGACGATTCTCAAGCCGCGCACGATGTACGGTATTACCAAAGTGGCAGGAGAGTTGTTAGGTGATTACTATTTCCGCCGGTTCGGGCTTGATGTGCGCGGGTTACGCTATCCCGGCATTATCTCCAATGTTACCCTACCGGGTGGTGGAACTACCGACTATGCGGTGGAAATTTTCTATGCGGCGATTAAGTTTAAGCGCTATAAATGTTTCCTGCGTGCCGATACCCGATTGCCAATGATGTATATGCCGGACTGTATCAAGTCGACGATTATGCTTGCTGAGGCGCCGGTGGAAAAGTTAAAGCATCACTGCGACTTTAATGTTACGGCGATGAGTTTCTCCGCCGAAGAACTGGCGGCAGAGATTAAGCGTTACATTCCGGAGTTCGAGATTACCTATGAACCGGATTTCCGGCAGGCGATTGCTGACTCCTGGCCCGAATCAATTGACGATTCCGCGGCACGAGAGGAGTGGGGCTGGAAACCGGATTACGACCTAAAGGCAATGGTCAAAGATATGCTGGAGGTTTTAGGTAAGCGGCATCAGGAAGGGAAACTGGGCTGGCCGCAATAG
- a CDS encoding S8 family serine peptidase, with protein sequence MLTLFYLLALLSPEFVRSAQKTTAPQLNSRKVWVFFTDKGVFDENQYQKALTELKRKSPLIGQPDFADLPVRTAYIRQIEALGARVRHISNWLNAASFDMPSELVAQVYHLPFVYDIKPVGVRAELDREITFPIPQPLPPVRKVDTAEAHRFYGASYDQAQMLGVPEIFYRGYLGSGVKLALFDTGIKLKHTAVKGIRITRQFDFLSGDNFYYQRGLTFPPAEISSLRYLGLVKDPALTNTQNTLMLTFVADSFNYPYGLPARALFFSYSTDQGETWTPARALHISRPYYYTYENLKMISRDSLTYLAYNEVNLNPGGQPVCYLGYFTNTTWRNRLTVGTGRYPALTVYADTLYLVYITNDSLITLKKYDITQPDPNLLLTTQINVLEPVSELQITAGPNGLINLIALYRTSGKITQFRSTDGGNTFVPTGDLVSQSARMTKLFSHHLADSTKLLLYLDEHSLPFTRLIAKLSTDYGTNWNNGTVVDSTLNIGDFTAHIGDEIKLIYESDGILYRCASTDYGATWQNAAPIDTIGFSAAPRLVGINNDDFCLWFRRGDENAVWEDADTLKFSREQPNHGTRMASIIAGYQPYSLMGIAPAVDLLVARTELHKTASNRYYEYNMEEDTYIQALEWAAKCGADIVSTSLGYRDFYQDAQFDGKTIPVSIAADLATKKGLLVVTAMGNRDSTTHPWPQPYIVAPGDAEGVITCGGVEKNMLPWRGTGIGPTADGRIKPDLVALADTVAVAAPDSENLLEGSVGTSCATALIAGCAALLKEAHPNWNADSIKAALFMTATLPVKSCTFGFGVPRVDSAFKIFPPTPQAPPVSQNEIGKIFPNPFMSEDNNRIYFGLNIARVTPDASISIYTTGGTLVKTITLNALKLSSPGRYYEIPFLEDIGACWDGKNDAGKPVASGLYIAVLKTTFGRSASKFALIRKP encoded by the coding sequence ATGTTAACTTTATTTTACCTTCTCGCCCTGCTCAGTCCGGAGTTTGTCCGCAGTGCACAAAAAACCACCGCGCCGCAACTAAACAGTCGAAAAGTCTGGGTCTTTTTTACCGACAAAGGCGTATTCGATGAAAACCAGTACCAGAAGGCGCTGACCGAATTAAAAAGAAAATCGCCCCTGATTGGTCAACCGGACTTCGCCGACCTGCCGGTGCGTACCGCTTACATCCGCCAGATTGAAGCGCTCGGAGCTCGCGTACGGCACATTTCCAACTGGCTAAACGCCGCGAGTTTTGATATGCCTTCGGAACTGGTTGCGCAAGTCTATCATCTTCCATTTGTTTATGACATCAAACCGGTCGGAGTTCGCGCCGAATTGGACCGAGAAATCACATTCCCAATTCCTCAACCATTGCCACCGGTGCGCAAGGTCGATACCGCCGAAGCCCATCGATTCTATGGTGCATCCTACGACCAGGCGCAAATGCTGGGCGTCCCTGAGATATTTTACCGCGGTTATCTCGGTTCCGGAGTAAAACTGGCACTTTTTGATACCGGTATAAAACTGAAACACACCGCTGTAAAAGGAATACGCATCACCCGACAGTTTGACTTTCTCTCCGGTGACAATTTCTACTACCAGCGGGGTCTTACCTTCCCACCTGCGGAAATTTCCTCGCTGCGCTATCTCGGATTGGTTAAAGACCCGGCGCTGACCAATACTCAGAACACCCTGATGCTCACATTTGTCGCCGACAGTTTTAACTACCCGTACGGCTTACCAGCCCGTGCCCTGTTTTTCTCTTATTCTACAGACCAGGGCGAAACCTGGACCCCAGCCCGTGCCCTTCACATTTCCCGACCTTACTACTACACCTATGAAAATCTCAAAATGATTTCCCGGGACTCATTAACCTACCTCGCCTATAACGAAGTAAACCTGAACCCCGGAGGCCAACCGGTTTGTTATCTCGGTTACTTCACCAACACCACCTGGCGCAACCGATTAACAGTCGGCACCGGTAGATATCCTGCCCTGACTGTATATGCAGACACCCTGTACCTTGTTTATATTACTAACGACTCCCTCATCACACTAAAAAAATACGATATTACTCAGCCCGACCCGAACCTGTTGCTAACCACTCAGATAAATGTTCTTGAACCAGTCAGTGAGTTACAGATAACCGCTGGACCCAACGGACTTATCAATCTAATCGCCCTGTACCGGACTTCAGGTAAAATTACCCAGTTTCGCTCCACCGATGGTGGTAACACATTCGTTCCTACCGGTGACCTCGTCTCCCAATCTGCCCGAATGACAAAACTTTTCTCCCATCATCTCGCCGACTCAACCAAACTCCTCCTCTACCTTGATGAACACAGTCTGCCCTTCACCCGGCTGATAGCAAAACTATCTACCGACTACGGTACAAACTGGAACAATGGCACGGTCGTTGACAGCACCTTAAACATTGGCGACTTTACCGCGCACATCGGTGATGAGATAAAACTAATCTACGAATCAGATGGCATTTTATACCGGTGCGCGAGTACCGATTATGGTGCCACCTGGCAAAATGCGGCACCCATTGACACGATTGGATTTTCGGCTGCCCCCCGTTTGGTAGGAATAAACAACGACGACTTCTGCCTCTGGTTCCGTCGGGGCGACGAAAATGCGGTCTGGGAAGATGCCGACACCTTAAAATTTTCCCGGGAACAACCCAATCATGGAACAAGAATGGCGTCAATCATCGCCGGCTATCAACCCTACTCCTTAATGGGCATCGCTCCGGCGGTTGACCTGCTTGTCGCCCGGACCGAACTTCACAAAACCGCCAGCAACCGCTACTACGAATACAATATGGAAGAAGACACCTATATTCAGGCACTGGAATGGGCGGCAAAATGTGGCGCTGACATCGTCTCAACGTCGCTTGGCTACCGCGATTTTTATCAGGATGCACAGTTTGACGGCAAAACGATTCCGGTCTCCATCGCTGCTGACCTTGCAACCAAAAAGGGGCTACTTGTTGTTACCGCAATGGGCAACCGCGACTCCACCACTCATCCCTGGCCCCAGCCTTACATTGTTGCCCCAGGTGATGCGGAAGGCGTTATCACCTGCGGCGGCGTTGAGAAAAATATGCTACCCTGGCGCGGTACCGGCATCGGGCCAACCGCGGACGGTAGAATTAAACCCGACCTTGTTGCCCTTGCTGACACCGTTGCCGTTGCTGCGCCCGACTCAGAAAACCTCCTTGAAGGCAGTGTTGGCACATCCTGCGCCACCGCACTCATTGCCGGTTGTGCCGCGCTCTTAAAAGAAGCCCATCCCAACTGGAATGCCGACTCAATCAAGGCAGCACTATTTATGACCGCCACTCTGCCGGTAAAAAGTTGTACCTTCGGCTTTGGTGTTCCGCGGGTTGACTCGGCATTCAAAATCTTTCCGCCCACGCCTCAGGCGCCTCCGGTTTCCCAAAATGAAATCGGCAAAATCTTCCCCAATCCATTTATGTCGGAAGACAACAACCGCATCTATTTCGGCTTAAATATCGCACGGGTTACTCCGGATGCGAGTATCAGCATCTACACAACTGGTGGCACATTGGTCAAAACCATCACGCTTAACGCTCTGAAACTATCAAGTCCGGGCAGGTACTACGAAATCCCATTTCTTGAGGACATCGGCGCCTGCTGGGATGGCAAAAACGATGCGGGCAAACCGGTAGCGTCGGGCTTGTACATCGCAGTTCTTAAAACAACCTTTGGTAGAAGTGCTTCAAAATTTGCCCTGATACGCAAACCTTGA
- a CDS encoding aminotransferase class I/II-fold pyridoxal phosphate-dependent enzyme translates to MNKNLDIKTICVHASSPETAPGPVVCPIYATSTFRFKDFEQGADLFAGKTTGYIYSRMLNPTVELLEDCLARLEQGKKSLATASGMAAIQTLIGGLLTSGDHIICSESVYGPTATLIQNYFSRFGIKSTFVDSSDLNAVAQAFRPETRLVFIETPGNPTLVVSDIAAIADICHKKDALLAVDNTFASPVLQQPLKLGADIVVHSMTKFLNGHADVVGGAIVVKDEKHYDLLRKTLNHFGGVLAPFEAFLVLRGIKTLALRMARHCENGQRVAEFLEKHPKVEWIRFPGLASHPQYNIARKQMSGPGGLISFELKGGFEAARRLLNATKLFLLAVSLGGVESLIQHPASMTHASMPAEIRKQAGITDGLIRLSIGIEDAQDLINDLKQALDQV, encoded by the coding sequence ATGAATAAAAACCTTGACATCAAAACAATCTGCGTTCATGCCAGTTCACCCGAAACCGCACCCGGTCCGGTTGTCTGTCCGATTTATGCCACATCAACCTTTCGCTTTAAGGATTTCGAGCAGGGCGCGGACCTGTTTGCGGGCAAAACTACGGGTTACATATACTCGCGCATGCTCAATCCAACGGTCGAACTCCTTGAAGACTGTCTTGCCCGCCTTGAACAAGGTAAAAAATCGCTTGCCACCGCTTCAGGAATGGCAGCAATTCAAACCTTAATTGGTGGTTTACTTACCAGTGGCGACCACATCATCTGCTCCGAATCGGTTTACGGACCAACCGCAACATTGATTCAAAACTACTTCAGCCGGTTCGGGATAAAATCAACCTTTGTTGACTCATCAGACCTCAACGCGGTTGCGCAAGCCTTCCGACCCGAAACCCGCCTGGTGTTTATTGAAACCCCGGGTAACCCTACGCTCGTTGTTTCCGACATCGCTGCCATTGCCGATATCTGCCACAAAAAAGATGCCCTGCTTGCGGTTGACAACACCTTTGCCAGTCCGGTTCTCCAGCAACCATTAAAACTGGGCGCTGATATCGTTGTTCACTCAATGACAAAATTTCTCAATGGCCACGCCGATGTTGTCGGCGGAGCAATTGTTGTCAAAGATGAAAAACATTATGACCTACTCCGCAAGACGCTCAATCACTTTGGTGGCGTACTTGCGCCCTTTGAGGCGTTTCTTGTTTTACGAGGAATAAAAACCCTTGCCCTGAGAATGGCACGCCACTGCGAAAACGGTCAACGCGTCGCCGAATTTCTGGAAAAACACCCCAAAGTTGAATGGATTCGTTTTCCCGGACTTGCCAGCCATCCCCAGTACAACATCGCCCGAAAACAGATGTCTGGCCCTGGTGGGTTGATAAGTTTTGAACTCAAAGGCGGTTTTGAAGCGGCTCGCCGTTTGTTAAACGCGACAAAACTTTTCCTGCTTGCCGTTAGCCTGGGTGGTGTCGAAAGCTTAATTCAGCACCCGGCATCAATGACCCATGCCTCAATGCCAGCCGAGATTAGAAAACAGGCAGGCATTACCGACGGCTTAATTCGGCTCTCAATAGGCATTGAAGACGCCCAGGACCTCATCAACGACCTGAAACAGGCGCTTGACCAGGTATAG
- a CDS encoding C26 family cysteine hydrolase domain-containing family (Members of this family of hydrolases with an active site Cys residue belong to MEROPS family C26.), translating into MRTLLVNCYKEKPETRMPFYRALCARYSKVAEIVISELKPDYNLNGVDAVVFSGSQWMLSEQELPSEVVEFVRGLKLPTLGICFGHQLLARSFGAEVKKGNILIERDEKIKVVREWEIFFGLFPETTMRESHQEFVTPESIVKTGWEIGAISESCPVEAIRHPELPLFGVQFHPERSGENGAKLFENFFLRVVRR; encoded by the coding sequence ATGAGAACATTACTGGTTAACTGTTACAAGGAAAAGCCCGAAACAAGAATGCCTTTTTACCGCGCGCTCTGCGCACGGTATTCAAAGGTTGCGGAAATCGTGATATCCGAACTCAAGCCCGATTACAATCTGAACGGTGTTGATGCGGTTGTTTTCTCCGGTTCGCAATGGATGCTTTCGGAGCAGGAGCTACCATCAGAAGTAGTTGAGTTTGTACGTGGTTTAAAACTGCCAACGCTCGGAATCTGTTTTGGACATCAGTTACTTGCCCGTTCTTTCGGAGCAGAGGTTAAAAAAGGTAACATCTTGATTGAGCGCGACGAAAAAATTAAAGTCGTCAGGGAGTGGGAGATTTTTTTCGGGCTTTTTCCAGAAACAACAATGCGCGAGAGCCATCAGGAGTTTGTGACCCCGGAGTCGATTGTGAAAACTGGCTGGGAGATTGGCGCGATTTCTGAATCGTGTCCGGTGGAGGCAATACGCCACCCAGAATTGCCACTTTTCGGTGTTCAATTTCATCCGGAAAGGTCGGGTGAAAATGGCGCGAAACTATTTGAAAACTTCTTTTTGAGGGTAGTGCGAAGGTAG